Below is a genomic region from Fusarium oxysporum Fo47 chromosome VIII, complete sequence.
ACAGGATGGCAGCTTCGAGGCCGTGAGGCAACATCTTCTCCGAAACGGACGCCTCTTTGCCCAGCGTGCTAATGCCGCGCGAGAAGGCATTGCAGACGCAGGATGGAGACTGATTCACGAGGGCCAATGTATTCTCACACACGGTGCCTCGCGATCAGTCGTTGGAATTCTGGAGCGTGCGGTGCAAAACCTCGGCGCAGCCAAATTCAAGGTTATCTACGTGCGCGAGGAAACCCGTGTTGAGGAGAGTGATCGCATAGTGCGCGAGCTTCGCTCAAAGGGCATTCCCGTTGCCGAGATCGCAGAGGCTTCAGTGGCTTATGTCATGGGTCTTCTGCGCCAGGTCGATATGGTGATTGTGGGTGCTGAGGCTGTCACATCCAACGGCGGTATCATCTCTCGAATGGGTACACTTCAGCTTTCTAAGCTGGCTGCTCAAGCTGGTCTCCCGTTCTACGTTGCTGCCGAAACACACAAGTTTGCGCGCAAGTTTGTCATGGATCAACGGGATATTGGCTTTAAGCAGGAAATCCTGGACTTCAGTGTTGATAACAAGAGTAAGGATATAGTCGATGCTGTCGACTTTACCGTATGTGATTCCCAAACCATAGCTCTCGATCGAGTCGCTAACGAATTAAACAGCCCCCTGACCTCATTTCTAAGCTCATCACAGAGAATGGGATTAAGCTTCCTGGCTATGTGTTTGAGCAGCTTCTCGATATCTATGGTAGTCTCAACGGTTGAGAGAAATGGTCAAAGAACTGGCAGCGCCGCGTCCATTCTAATGTTAGAGTCAGAATGGTGTGTTTTCATTCATTGACCTAATTATTTGGAACAATTGCACTATTATCAAGAGCCTTCACGAAACATGAGCTCATGACGGTTTGGGAACAGGATGAAAACTCCTTACTATGGCTGATTTCACAAGTGTCACCCTGAAATTTGGAACGGATATACA
It encodes:
- a CDS encoding translation initiation factor eIF2B subunit alpha — protein: MTTVDTTAAAPAEQPQASSTSDFDIVETYRGLLASDPYLTKPVAAIESLIALLNAHPSTTVFEILDTVKAHSDRLKASVANPVPLSAGTDLFLQYLVSSLRQQDGSFEAVRQHLLRNGRLFAQRANAAREGIADAGWRLIHEGQCILTHGASRSVVGILERAVQNLGAAKFKVIYVREETRVEESDRIVRELRSKGIPVAEIAEASVAYVMGLLRQVDMVIVGAEAVTSNGGIISRMGTLQLSKLAAQAGLPFYVAAETHKFARKFVMDQRDIGFKQEILDFSVDNKSKDIVDAVDFTPPDLISKLITENGIKLPGYVFEQLLDIYGSLNG